In Cydia pomonella isolate Wapato2018A chromosome 1, ilCydPomo1, whole genome shotgun sequence, one genomic interval encodes:
- the LOC133526668 gene encoding uncharacterized protein CG1161-like — MRCLLVIFGLAATGAICVSGQSYEDKRCKCVCPSPSAVLNNNSTSNNTTSDRKLYIANVHPNKCNCDGVILPQVGELIKGREQEFCPRCECKYENRNTTIIKVVVIIVIWVIMLLVVYMGFLICLDPLINKRAKASYQEHTNEDDESSTAGASGQPMGVRGNVLNRVTHQQDKWKRQVREQRRNIYDNHTMLN; from the exons ATGCGTTGCCTGCTAGTTATATTCGGTTTGGCCGCTACAGGCGCAATCTGTGTGTCG GGGCAGTCCTATGAAGATAAGCGGTGCAAGTGTGTGTGTCCGAGTCCCTCCGCAGTCCTCAACAACAACTCAACTAGTAACAACACCACGTCGGACAGGAAACTCTACATTGCAAATGTACACCCTAATAAATG tAACTGCGACGGGGTGATTCTGCCACAAGTGGGAGAACTCATCAAGGGACGGGAGCAGGAGTTCTGTCCTCGCTGCGAGTGCAAGTACGAGAACAGGAACACCACCATCATTAAG GTGGTGGTGATAATAGTTATCTGGGTGATAATGCTTCTGGTGGTCTACATGGGCTTCCTGATATGTCTGGACCCGCTCATCAACAAGCGAGCCAAGGCATCTTATCAGGAGCACACCAATGAAGAC gACGAATCCTCAACTGCGGGCGCTTCTGGCCAGCCGATGGGCGTCCGGGGCAATGTGCTGAACCGAGTCACTCACCAGCAGGACAAGTGGAAGCGACAG GTTCGCGAGCAGCGACGCAACATCTACGATAACCACACTATGCTTAACTAG
- the LOC133526550 gene encoding gamma-soluble NSF attachment protein-like isoform X4 produces MAAKIQEAQQHCRAAEKYLKTSFLRWKPDYDSAADEYNQAAQCYRIARDLQNSKECHLKASENYNKHKAFFHAARALENAILVSKETSSPEEVYNLATEAASLYQQQGSGDSAAACLDKSAKIIEERSPELAYKLFSQAADVSSGESSQHQGAEYISKASRLLVKLQWYDQAVDSLRREIGFHQESGNTGAIGRLTVAVVLVQLARGDAVAAEKAYKEWGNNCEVAEMQTIEQLLSAYDEEDRESAKRALMSPFIRSMDVEYARLAQLVPLPEALEPTPSAGIRENAAPSYVSPNASNYERASPEGDSRPDNASYEAPVQPPDEEELC; encoded by the exons ATGGCAGCGAAAATTCAAGAAGCTCAGCAACATTGCAGAGCTGCAGAAAAATA CCTTAAGACATCTTTCCTCCGATGGAAGCCTGATTACGATTCGGCGGCGGATGAATATAATCAAGCAG CTCAATGCTACCGGATCGCCCGGGACCTTCAGAACTCGAAAGAGTGTCACCTGAAGGCCTCAGAGAACTACAATAAGCACAAGGCGTTCTTCCATGCCGCCAGAGCTCTGGAGAATGCCATACTGGTCAGCAAGGAGACCAGTTCTCCTGAGGAG GTGTACAACCTAGCTACAGAAGCAGCCAGCCTGTACCAGCAGCAGGGCTCGGGCGACTCCGCCGCTGCATGTCTAGACAAGTCCGCCAAAATCATAGAGGAGCGCTCACCGGAGCTGGCTTACAAACTGTTTTCTCAAGCGGCTGATGTGTCTTCA GGTGAAAGTAGTCAGCACCAAGGTGCAGAATACATAAGCAAGGCGTCCAGACTTCTTGTCAAGTTGCAATG GTACGATCAAGCTGTAGACAGTCTTCGGAGGGAAATCGGTTTCCACCAGGAGAGCGGGAACACGGGCGCCATCGGCCGGCTCACTGTTGCCGTTGTACTGGTCCAACTGGCCCGGGGCGATGCTGTGGCAGCGGAGAAAGCGTACAAG GAATGGGGTAACAACTGCGAAGTGGCCGAAATGCAAACGATAGAGCAATTACTATCGGCATACGACGAGGAGGACCGCGAGTCCGCCAAGAGAGCCCTAATGTCGCCTTTTATAAGGAGCATGGACGTGGAGTACGCCAGGCTAGCACAg TTGGTGCCCTTGCCAGAAGCTTTAGAGCCCACACCCAGCGCTGGGATCCGTGAGAACGCCGCGCCATCATACGTCAGTCCGAACGCCTCCAACTATGAG CGCGCGTCGCCCGAAGGCGATAGTAGGCCGGACAATGCTTCATACGAAGCTCCCGTGCAGCCACCAGACGAAGAGGAACTGTGCTAG